In Vicia villosa cultivar HV-30 ecotype Madison, WI linkage group LG7, Vvil1.0, whole genome shotgun sequence, the DNA window AGATCAGGAGTACACAATAAAGTCAAAATAAAGTACAAACGGTAATAATGTTTctaatacaaatattatatacTATTGCGTACGACGGACTCGGACCTCCCTGTTTCTACGTTGCCTCGTGCACTGCAATATCTCTCGAGCCTTCCCCCATGAATGCATCTAGAATGTCCCTCGCCTCAGAGTCTTCCAAAAAGACTCATTTGTTTATACCGGCCTGCACAATATTCATGATAAGTCGATAACCGATATCAAAAATTTTCTAGGATTAGTTGGTTTTTATAGAAGGTTCATAGAAGATTTTTCAAAGTTATCAATGCACTTAACCAAGTTGACACGGAAGGGCCATGCTTTTGTGTGAGATGCTCAGTGTGAAGTATGTTTTCAAGACCTTGAGAACAGGTCGACGTTAGCGTTAATCTTAATCTTGACAAATATGAGTGAATCTTTTATGATGTATTGTGATGCATCTAAGTTGGATCTAGGTGGCGTGCTTATTCAGAAAGGTCAAATTGTAGTTTATGCTTCTAGACAACTTAAGACCCGTGAAAGGAATTATCCTATCTATTGTTAAAATACAAGAGactaagagacatttgaataaaTCGTGTGTTTTAAAAAGCACTACAGAgatagtattatatatatatatatatatatagagagagagagagagagagagagagagagatttacaACTAATTACATAATATAGTCGATGTGTGACttttctatatacaaatattcttaacacACGCACATACACCCACCcacataatttatctttctctctctctctctctacacaTTCGATCTCCAACATTTCCCTTCACATGACTCGAAGATATTCAAATAAtagtttatgtaattaaaattatCACATTTGACACGAAATgacatctttttattttattgtgtCTCATTTTTAAGTTGCATTTAATTTCAATCGCACAACTATTAACATCCAGGTCTTAGGTCAACAAGGTTCAGGTATTTAAGTTTGATTTCAATTAGAGAACCGTATGCAAAATCATAGTTTATGATATTCGGAGATTAATCTTTGAAAACACCACATAATCATAGTTCACTTTTAAATAGGAACTACGGTTGTGTTTGACTTTAGAGACTATGTGCTTAAATAAGTGATAAAACATGTTGAGTATTTAGCTAATAAGCTTCCCATTGGTTTTCGTTCTTTAATCATTAGTATTTTGATTAatcaaaaaatgatattttgattGTTGAAGATGAAATTTGTGTTCTCCTCAGTTTGCTAAATTTTAGTTACAATATGTGTTTGATGAATTTGACTTGACTGCTGGTGATAACGATTTTGAAGTCTCTCCCATGTCTGGTCCTATTATAAGCCTCATTCTTAATGTTCTTATGCATGAGCCAAAATCCTTAGAAGTGATGAATCCAAAGGTTGCTGATACATATACTTCTCAAGATGCAATTTAATATGGTGAAAAAGACGTTGTAATATTAAGTGAGGATGAAGACTAGGTAATTAGTGACAATGAAGAACAGGTGGAATATGAGCCTGATTATATTGGAATTTCCTCCTAGTGATTTGTAGTTTGGTCTGAAGACTGttgattttaatttgttctttTAATGATATATTAATGTAAGCCATATGTATGACAGGATAATGATTATGTTCTCTTTGCCCATGTGTGGCTTGTTTCTCTTGGTGTTGCATTTGCCCTTGTGTGGATTGAATTTCTATGATCTTTGGTGTTATTGCCCCATGCTGGGATGGATAATTATTCTTCTGGTTTGTATGCCATTAAAGACTCAATGATTTGTCTCTACCCTTTATGGCAAATAGGGGGAGTAGAAATCACATTTCCTTTTATGCACCGGGGGTGTTTCGTTATCATATGCCGTCCCTAGTTTTAACATGTTCTTTGCTTGCTCCGATGTGTTATGATGTATGATGGTTAACATGTTTTAGCTGTAAGGAATTACATAACTTTTGCTAGtgttatgtttaaaatttgagatCTCTACAGAAGAATGTATGTTAGAATGTGCATAACATCTTGAATGTTTTGATTTGTCTAAAAATTGGGTAAATGAGGAATTTGTTATCAGGGTCGGCCATTCACCGGCGAAATCAGCTATACAATATTGGGCCTCATATTCCAAGGGGCCATTTTTTAATTACTAacataagaaaaataaaaggtcACTTTGTTCCAAAAACGAAAGTGAGAGTGAGAGTAGACTTCGCCACATGTGAAGTGTCAGTGTATCAGCTGATTGAGCTAtacttttgcttctttttttttttttgcctttataataatatattatcaaACTAAAGACTGATTGTGTTATCACTTATCATAACCAAATATAATAATTAAGCATATAGTTTCTAATTTCAAATAcatttgtaaataaaaaaaacaaagagtttcttttattaaaatcaccatttttgtaaataatttttcattatttttttttatgttatttaactaaatatctaaattaattattaatttctaattatatttatttaagaaaaatttatttttctaaatactaatttaatatgaataaaaaagtattaatttaataatttatcgtAGGAATACAATTTTACAAGAAGATTACTAATTAATCGCTTGCTGATAAATATTGCAGAATTGATCATCAAAAAAGGCAATAAACATAATCATTAATATATAGTTGTATTTTAGGTAcataaactaattattaaaactacatttttttttaatttagatttttaaaaaattagaacACGGCCTCTCATTTATTGGACCGGCCCTGTTTGTTATTACATGTGATTGGCAATATTTTGTAAGCAAGATAAGAAACAAGATGTTTTATCAAGTTGCGAGGAAGTGGTTCATGGTGCAATAATATAAAGAAGCATGTTAACCCAAATATTCTATTACTATATGAGACATTGTATCTCGAGTTCTTTGCTTGGCGCGCAAATATTATTGGAGTGTATCTCGTGCTTTCGAGAtttctttccttttatattttatcaaagatCTGGTTTGAAAATGTGAACTCATTTggaaaaatttattttgaatatgttTTAGAAAGGATAGAATTCATATTGTTAtcaaatttatatttaatcaagatttgtttcaATCAAGATCAATCAGAATTTAGAATCAATATTATGAATATTGATTTTATGCACTTTTTAGATTCTAGTCGCTTTCTCGCCAAAACCCTATTGGGCTTTTAAGCTGAAAAATTGTTGCTATTTAAGGAGACATTCTTCTTTATGAAGACCCAGATCTTACATTGTTTACTTGGAGTTTTTAATTGTTATTAAGTCTTTATGTTTTGTATTATTATACTATATTCTTGGATTATCTTTCTAAGTTAAGAGAATAGAGTATATATGTTGTAATTGATTTTCATCACTTCAAAATGCTTTTGTTGTTGTAAAAACACTTGGAATGGTGTTTGACTAAAAGTGAGAGGGGTCATAATTTCAGAGGGAGATTAGATTGAAACTCACAGGTACTAATAGAAACAAGGCATTGAATTGGGAAAGTTCAGATAAGACCGTTGTGTACTTTTAGCTACTAAGAGAGAACTTCCTTTCATTGGGTTGATGTTTCATAAACATGTGTAACTTTGCACCAGATTGATTTAATAATTCTTGTGTTATCTAATTTATGCATTCATCTTTCCAGTCAAACAATCTTGTTTTCATACACCTTGTTCCAACATTGTGTTTGATATTTTATCATCCGTAGGACATAATTTCACAAAGTTTATGAGCCACCATCTGTGTCCGTTCATGTGGTTTGAGCATCCCGAATCAATGTACGATAACTCACACATATAATTTCCTTCATATGTGGTAGTCATTAATAGTAATGTTTCTAAATCGTAGTCATTATTGTAAGCTAGGCGTGCCTATTCTTTCTCTTCTTGAACCTTCTTATGATCATTGTTGTGCTAACATTTAAATAATCACACTTCTCACAATTGTAGCCCTACACTTTTGTTTTAATAAATTCCTTATTCTTTGCTTGATTGGTACCAAGACCTTTTCCTCTCCTGGAGGATCCATCTTTGTAATCACTCTTAGCTATGATATTGTTGGTCCACTTTCCCCTTTTGAAACTACCTTTGTCTTTATTATTCAATTTCTTGTCATAAATGTATTTCTTCATCACTTGAGTTTGCAATGCTTGTTGAGccggtctttacatctttggattcTTGAATTTCTACTACTATGAAATCAAAATTTGAAGTCAGTTATCTCATCACCTTTTCAACCACTTATTAATCATAAATGGCTTAAGCACGAGCTTTTATTTGATTCAACATAACAACCAATTTTAAAAAGTAATAACTTATCTTTTGATATTCTTCCATCTACATCAACTCATATCTTTTTCTTAAAGATTGAAGTTTCACCTGCTCCATCTTTCCTCCACCATCACAATACTTCTCTAAGATGTCACATGCTTCCTTTAATGTTGTCACCTTTGGATCTTTTCAAAATAATGAGAATCTTGGTTGTTAAACTCGAGGGTAGACTCATAAAATCAGACGAGTTTATGAGTCTAGGAAACAAAAACGAGTAGAATCACACATATAATCATTTTTTATAGACTCGGGTAAACTCGCAAAAACTCGTATAGACTCGCGAGTCTATGGTGAGGTTATAAGTCTATATGTTTTTATgaatttgtttttttgaaagaaaaaacatCCCAAATTCCCCTTAaagaattatttattaaaaaaacccttattttattgCTTGCACGACGATACATTTAAAATTTGAAACATCCCCTTGCTAATATCTTCCTTCAACAATGATGAGTCAATGACATCTTACAAAAATCTCCTCCTTATCGGAATTTCTTCCATCTTTCATCGATGATATGGTCACATTTGTCTCTTGTAGTGTTCGTGATTGTCTCTCACCCTTCATGTTTGCGCTTTGTTCTCTTTCTCATGTGTTCTCTTGCTATGTGTTTGATAAAGTTGTTCGTTGTTGCTCTATTTTGTTAGTTTCTTGCTATATGTTTcgtaaaaaaaattgttgtaaCTATTTTTTGTTCATTTGAGATTATTTGTGTTATTACTTTGTTTGTTGCTTTTGTTGTCGTAAATGAATATTTCATTGTGTAAGTATTTTCTTGTATGTTTCAATTTGATGTTTTTTCTCCAAGCATATATGAGAATATTTGGCCTTactatttttatatattcttaCCCCTGCATATAGATATTGAGTAGTGAAATCCACATTATAACATGAAATTAAATTATTCAGTTGTTTCTCTTGTTGTGTGTTTCACTTGCTTCATATCATTTGTATCATTGCATGTTCCTCTTTATTCATTAATTTCGTTCGTATTGAATGGTGATTGTTTAGATTATGCACTTTTAATTGtgattattcatttaattttgaattttgattattttaatttgtatgtgTGTGGTTTGATTTCCCTGTTTCACTTGTTATATGTGATTATTCAATCACTAAACTTTGTTTTGTTTCTATTCTTTTGTTTCAATGGAAGCTATGTATTTATTTCCTTCTTTTGTCAAATATAAGGGTGGAAAAACGGGTCAGATACGCCAGGCCGACTCGTTTGACCTACCATTTTTGACAGGTAAGACTGAGGTTTTTGACTCGGTGCCTTAAGTTGGCCCGCCCCGTCTAACTTGCTTTAAAAATGGAGTGGGGTTGGTTTTGCCCGTAGGCTttttgttataaatattttttcttcgAATTAAAATTTAATAGTGTATCGAGGAGGTCAatctattttttattgattaaaattagAATTTGAATACTTACATCTAACGTTACTATGAACTGCAAAAGCTTCTTTTCATGTTGTTTCGCTTACATGGTTGGTGGATACAAGTTGCAACTATGAAGCTCAATAATTTATGAGATATGAATTAAAAATTAAGAAGTAATgaaacaacaatatttttttattattgtttagtAAAATACTacaactttttatattttttattatataataactCTTAAAAGTATGTATTATTATTTAGAAGATAATGACATATGAAATCAAAAATCAAccaaatataaatatttgtaaaCAAAGtagtaaataaattataaattattaaaaaaattgtaaataaattaGTAAATTAAACTTTAAAAAGGAAAAAGTTTGACGGTCCGACCCGCCAACCCGCTAACTCGTTAGTAAACGGAGGGACTTGACTTAAGTAGGCGCCTGCCACTCCACCTCATTTTTGGACGGGCTTAAATAAGACATATTTAAACGGAGTAGACAACCCGCTTTGTCACCCTTATATATGAtgcattaatatatttataaatatatatatatatatatatatatatatatatatatatatatatataatttagagGTTTTtgaaagttattttttattttttataaactcGTACGAATCAACTAGTCGAGTCTAccttttattaaaaatagaacaaactttagattttttttttgaattttgaattttttctttTGTGCATATGTAGCAGATGCTCTCAATTCCtcataatcattatgcatcattTCAAGTATTTTTTGAACTCCAAAAAAAAGCTACTCCGACGattattataatcaaatattttcttttaagttCATTGAACAACGAAGGTATCTGATCTTTTATATAAACcaaatacattcattactcaataaacctaaaaaaaaaatatttacttataATTAAGATGTTTCATCTATCCCGATTAGGAATCGGATTAGGCCAGGCCAATCTACAGAAACCTATAGCCTAACCTAAAAAGTGTAAAAGTTTTTATTTACTAGAACGGCACTTAAAAAAAACGAAGGGACTAGTAAATAATattgttataaaataaatatcaatgaACAATAAATTAATACAATGCCAACTATCCAATAAAAAGATAGAACGGCTCACATTTTAATGCATGATGtgaggaaaaaaataaaatgaaatattttcaaTGATGATGAATGGTTTACAATGCATGACCCACAATGGAAGTAAATGTGGAAAAATACTTCTAGTACGTGAGAAGATCACTATTGCCCTTTACACGGAAATAGTATATATTTGTATTTTGTAGTGTTCGAAAAAGCTACTTGAGGAGAGGACAAAACAAGACCCAACTAGAATCCAATTCCTATCCATTCCACCGATGGAATTTTTAATTTCCAATAAAACATTCCTCAGTCTCTCTTTATTCTTATCCCATGCTCCTGCTTCAATAAACAAATCACATTCTTTTGCTCTTTACTTAATTCTTTAtatttataaacttttttttccaattcttttaattctttaaatttaaagACTAATTTAAATTAAAGTATGCTTTTAAATTAAAGCAGTTTAAATTAAACAAGTCTTTTTCAAAATTATGattgttttgattggttaaaaattcTGTACATGTGAGGTGagttttatttttgtattatatgtttttaattttgacaagaaaaaatcaaatttaaaataaattattttttctttcatttgatagtttttgattctttttattttctaattaacatttttttttctcattctttttcaaTATAATATTAATCTTATTTATGAAGAGAATAATATTCATACACGGtcaatgtaaattttttttacacactCAACCAATATAAAATCAATAATTTATCATgtcaataaaaaatttaaaataaaaatagagtatAATTAAATACATGGTGATTAGTTGACGGTGTAAGactattttacactatcaatgcagCACTTCTTTTCTCATTTACGAATATGTgatgttatttataatataaatttatttattttttaaaattttttttacacttttttaattaagaattcaattttaaaattaaaatttaaaacatgaTTTTCAAGCTTAATTGGGATAGAATTTTATATACTatactttaatttatttatattttataatattaaattcatTTAAATAGAATCACTTTTGTAATATATAAATTGGAATTTgtaatgataaaaatattaaattaaaatataattgtgttataaaaataataaaaaagatttgTAACAAAAAACATATTCAATTAAAGTAGATAATTGAAATGTAATTATgaacaatatttaaaataaaaaaaagagtaattaaatttttttttaaaacatataatagtcaataatatatatatatatatatatatatatatatatatatatatatatctttgaaaatatttaatataattaaggCAAATTCATAGTTGTAAATGAGTGATATTATAATAATGTATGactattatataatataatatgaaaattattatcttagaaatttattattattattattattattattattattattatttattagagAAAATGGTTGATGctaactttttattattattattattattattattattattattattattattattattattatattattactttATTGTTTAGGTAAAATCCTAAGTCTAACACACACTTCACCGCAATCAGGTATCTCTCTCTTTCAGTGCTTTTTTCGATGGATTCCAATAAGCTTCAGTCTTGCTTCTCTCTAGTCAGACAATCCTCTCGGGCACCGGACCGTGATGATTCCGTCACCGTCGACGCGCCGGAATCGGTAGCGTTGAATCCAACGGTTCGTTTGATGTATTTAGCAAACGAAGGCGACTTGGAAGCAATCAACGAGCTTTTAGACGACGGCTGTGACGTCAATTTCCGAGACATTGACGGCCGCACCGCTCTCCACATCGCTGCATGTCAAGGACGAACCGACGTTGTTCAGTTGTTGATTCAAAGAGGTGCTGAAGTTGATCCTCAAGATCGTTGGTGTAGCACTGTAATGCAATGCAATGCAATCGTTTTagcttatatataatatatttttagtttttggTGGAACTGTTTACTGTATTGATTactggtttgtttgtttgtttaacagCCTCTTGCAGATGCGTTGTACTACAAAAATCATGATGTTGTCAAACTTTTGGAGCAGCATGGTGCAAAACCCCCGGTTTGtatcttcattttaaatttttgagtCGGTTTGAATTGATTTTCTGAGCTTATAAGCACTTGTGAGAGTGTTTGCAAGAGTTCgtgaaaatattaattatatataaccACTTATAATATAAGCTATTCATTAAGTTGTTTATTCAAACATTGCCACCTATCATTTTATGCTTTTAACATGTGAGCTTTTTAGAGTGTAGTAAATTTTATGATCATAGCAATGGAAAAATGAGATAGCAAAAATCTCTTTCAATTTAGTTTTTTGTTTTCTATTGTGGTCCTTTCAGTTCAAATAATTAGTTATGCAGCTGCGGCATGCGCAGAGATATCAGTTCACACAAACAAAAACTCTCGGGTTCTATTTGCAATACACACGATTCAATTCACATTAGTCCTTCCAAATTCGTGTGGGACCCAAGTAAATTTGTGGGATACGATTTCAAAATAGTAGAACTTATTAGAGAAATAAAATAGTCAGGCAAAATGTAATTAGTTTCATTTCTGTGTAGATTTAGTTGTTGTGTTGAATCAGCACCTAGTGTAACTAACTAAACTGAATTCAGTTAGCACAGTACCATATAAATAGCTAGAGTTATTCTCTATTGTACAAGTTTTTTTTTCATCGGTTCATCAAATACTTTAGAATTCTTTTTGAACTTCATCTTTAACTTCATGTTTCTATAATTCAATAATGGTAATTACTTTTTGATTTTGACTATTCTATGTCTCTCACTGAGCTATTTTGAATTTCAATCTATGAGAGATTGTGTGTTGAAAAGAGTGTGTTGCCAGCACTCTTCTCATAACAATCTTGCTTAAACTTGGATTTTCAAAGGCCAACATCCCATATAAGTTTAAATTAGCTTCTGTTTATCAATTTTTCAGAAGTCTCTTTCATAACTTGTCGACCAACATCTATAAGCTTTAACAAGCAATAGGCTTATCCAACTCATCCTAGGGGTTCCTGTTTTTctaataaaatttgaatttgagtTTCAGTGTGTCGGGTAATTGGGCGATTCCTTGCCAATGCAAGAGCCCTTTTGTTTGAGGGTCATAACATCTTGAGCAATTGAACAACAATTGTAAATTGTGACATCACATTGCTAACTCTTCTCTCACTGTTTGTAGGAAGCTCCTATGCATGTCCAAAATGCCCGTGAAGTCCCTGAATATGAGATTGATTCATCTGAACTTGATTTTACAAATAGTGTTTGCATAACAAAGGTATTCTTTTAAGTTCCTTTTTTAACTGTTTTTCATTTTCCTGTTTTATTCCTCGATTTCTTCTTTTGTCCTACCTCCTAACATATTATTGCAAGTTACTATCTGTCTTTCACCCTTGCTCATTTTGCATTGCATATTTTAGGGAACTTTCCGGAGTGCATTATGGGGTGGAATTCAAGTAGCTGTTAAAACTCTTGGGGAGGAAGTATTCactgacgatgataaagtgtgaGTTGGTCTAATTAGTAATTATACAATTGTTTGCTTTATTCATACTAATTGGATTATTCAATTCACAATATGTATTGCCATGTCTCTCAGAAAGGCATTTCATGATGAGCTTACATTACTTCAGAAAGCAAGGCATCCAAATGTCGTCCAATTTTTGGGTGCCGTGACACAAAGCACCCCAATGATGATTGTCACAGAATACCTACCTCAGGTTAGTATTGATGCTACACAGGGTATGCCGGAAGATTTTTATGATCTTTTGTAGTTGCTCATGGTGTTGATGAACACATCATGGTGGTTAGTTCTTTTTTGTTGATACTATTGAGAAGAATGTTGCCTGCAGAATAAAATATGATCAGAATTCATCACTGCCTGCATATAGTCTTTAGAGATAGTGAGAACTGTTATTCCAATAACATAATTAGAAATCCAGCATTGGGTAGGAGATCATGTTTGATTAAAAACTTAATATCAGAGAATTTTTCCTTGGACTTAGAATAATTGTTGAGATGCTGTAGTTATTTGTATGGGTCAATCAAAGGTGGCCATGTTCTATCAAGTCACACCTATCTGTAGTCAAGGATTTTAAGTACTGATGATAGTCGACAGATGTTTGTTGCCTAGTAGTTTTTTGAAATATCTGCCCAAAATTGGACTAGATGTTAAAATGGGAGTTCTGTTTCTCTTTATATCTGCATTTCCCCTATTTTTAAGCCACTTATCTATCCGAAAtaccttagattttcaaaatcatatttttcatttgttttttcaaGATGAACACTTGCATCTACTGCTCCAGTAATTTGTGAGATATTTTTCTTGTGTTTTATCTGGTTAGCTATACTTCTATCTTTCACAAATGTAATTTCTAACAATTTGAAATGGATTATCACCTTTTAGGGGGATCTTCGTGCCTACTTAAAGCGGAAAGGTGCATTAAAACCATCTACAGTTGTGAAGTTTGCACTTGATATTGCTAGGTCAGTCAGGAgcttttatattttgaatttggGAAGAAACAAGTTATTTTGTTTCTAATGAGTTGACTGTTAAAAAAAATATCCTTTCTATTAAGATGTACAAATTGAAATTGACATCTGTTATATATATGACATATTTTGATGTATATTTTACAGGGGAATGAACTAT includes these proteins:
- the LOC131617835 gene encoding integrin-linked protein kinase 1; its protein translation is MDSNKLQSCFSLVRQSSRAPDRDDSVTVDAPESVALNPTVRLMYLANEGDLEAINELLDDGCDVNFRDIDGRTALHIAACQGRTDVVQLLIQRGAEVDPQDRWCSTPLADALYYKNHDVVKLLEQHGAKPPEAPMHVQNAREVPEYEIDSSELDFTNSVCITKGTFRSALWGGIQVAVKTLGEEVFTDDDKVKAFHDELTLLQKARHPNVVQFLGAVTQSTPMMIVTEYLPQGDLRAYLKRKGALKPSTVVKFALDIARGMNYLHEHKPDPIIHRDLEPSNILRDDSGHLKVADFGVSKSLKITKTVKEDRPVTCQDTSWRYVAPEVYRNEEYDTKVDVFSFALILQEMIEGCPPFYRKPENEVPKAYVKNERPPFKASPKRYANGLKELIEECWDEEPYRRPTFNKIIERLDNINHHLAQKKRWKALTPSCLWSLEAMFKGYPTNPDSPSARSTVR